A stretch of the Actinotalea sp. JY-7876 genome encodes the following:
- a CDS encoding carbohydrate ABC transporter permease produces MAVVPGLVEQAPGARPRRRTRRRSPFLTALPYLVPSLLIYGYFIVYPMLDSVRLSFYRWSGFRTEEPEFVGLDNYVRLFTQDPVFWKSFGNSVIWVVLSLAIPMLLGLLLALALNRQMVGRSLMRSVIYIPSVFASITVAAMWRWIYNPTLGMVNQLLEAVGLGAWTQTWLGDPKIALYSVFAASVWQAVGFPMVLFLAGLQSVAQELVDAAKVDGANAWQVFRNVTLPALRPTTVVVVILTIINSLKVFDLIVGMTGGGPAQSTQVLALWSYTQSFTNHSFGAGGAVATVLLLLSLCLVIPYMAWSMKGDGK; encoded by the coding sequence ATGGCGGTTGTACCCGGCCTGGTCGAGCAGGCCCCGGGGGCACGGCCCCGGCGCAGGACGCGCCGGCGCAGCCCGTTCCTCACGGCGCTGCCGTACCTGGTGCCGTCCCTGCTGATCTACGGCTACTTCATCGTCTACCCGATGCTCGACTCCGTGCGGCTGTCGTTCTACCGCTGGTCGGGCTTCCGCACGGAGGAGCCGGAGTTCGTCGGCCTCGACAACTACGTGCGGCTCTTCACCCAGGACCCGGTGTTCTGGAAGTCCTTCGGCAACTCCGTCATCTGGGTCGTGCTCTCGCTCGCGATCCCGATGCTGCTCGGGCTCCTGCTCGCCCTGGCCCTCAATCGCCAGATGGTCGGGCGCAGCCTCATGCGCTCCGTCATCTACATCCCCTCGGTGTTCGCCTCGATCACCGTGGCCGCGATGTGGCGGTGGATCTACAACCCCACGCTCGGCATGGTCAACCAGCTCCTGGAGGCCGTCGGCCTCGGTGCGTGGACCCAGACCTGGCTCGGCGACCCGAAGATCGCCCTGTACTCGGTGTTCGCCGCCTCGGTGTGGCAGGCGGTCGGCTTCCCGATGGTGCTGTTCCTGGCCGGCCTGCAGTCCGTCGCCCAGGAGCTCGTGGACGCGGCCAAGGTCGACGGCGCCAACGCCTGGCAGGTGTTCCGCAACGTCACCCTGCCCGCCCTGCGCCCGACGACTGTCGTCGTCGTCATCCTCACGATCATCAACTCGCTCAAGGTGTTCGACCTGATCGTCGGCATGACGGGCGGCGGCCCCGCGCAGTCCACCCAGGTCCTCGCGCTGTGGTCGTACACGCAGTCCTTCACCAACCACAGCTTCGGCGCGGGCGGAGCGGTCGCGACCGTCCTGCTGCTGCTGTCCCTGTGCCTGGTGATCCCGTACATGGCCTGGTCGATGAAGGGAGACGGCAAGTGA
- a CDS encoding transketolase has translation MTTPATDAGLLHAVPTTLLDAPDREIEVLGRVPAGADRAATVAHLHRAATEVRRRAVQTIGAAGAGHIGGEFSVADVLATLYLAVMDLTPEQVEAGDPDRDRFVLSKGHAANALYTTLAIGGFLHPEALRTFLQPESMLNGHPARTKIRAVEASTGPLGHGLPIAVGMALGARMDGSRRRTFVVLGDGELQEGSNWEAMMTAGHQGLDRLVAVVDRNRLQQGARVAETNNLEPLADKVRAFGWEVHELDGHDHGALLDAFAQVPAASGRPTCLIAHTDKGHPISFMSDEVAWHHKVPSADQVTQALAELDAILDGIGKDRS, from the coding sequence ATGACCACGCCGGCGACCGACGCGGGCCTGCTGCACGCCGTGCCGACCACGCTGCTGGACGCGCCGGACCGGGAGATCGAGGTGCTCGGCCGGGTGCCGGCCGGCGCGGACCGGGCGGCGACCGTCGCGCACCTGCACCGGGCCGCGACCGAGGTGCGCCGCCGCGCCGTGCAGACCATCGGCGCCGCGGGCGCCGGGCACATCGGCGGCGAGTTCTCGGTGGCCGACGTCCTGGCGACGCTCTACCTCGCCGTCATGGACCTGACGCCCGAGCAGGTCGAGGCCGGCGACCCGGACCGCGACCGCTTCGTGCTGTCCAAGGGCCACGCGGCGAACGCGCTGTACACGACGCTCGCCATCGGCGGCTTCCTGCACCCGGAGGCGCTGCGCACCTTCCTGCAGCCGGAGTCGATGCTCAACGGCCACCCGGCGCGGACCAAGATCCGGGCCGTGGAGGCCAGCACCGGGCCGCTCGGCCACGGGCTGCCGATCGCCGTCGGCATGGCGCTCGGCGCGCGCATGGACGGGTCCCGGCGACGCACGTTCGTCGTGCTGGGCGACGGCGAGCTGCAGGAGGGCTCCAACTGGGAGGCCATGATGACGGCCGGCCACCAAGGGCTGGACCGGCTCGTCGCCGTGGTGGACCGCAACCGGCTCCAGCAGGGCGCCCGCGTCGCGGAGACCAACAACCTCGAGCCGCTGGCCGACAAGGTGCGCGCCTTCGGCTGGGAGGTCCACGAGCTCGACGGCCACGACCACGGCGCGCTGCTCGACGCGTTCGCGCAGGTGCCGGCGGCGTCCGGCCGTCCGACGTGCCTCATCGCGCACACCGACAAGGGGCACCCGATCAGCTTCATGAGCGACGAGGTCGCCTGGCACCACAAGGTGCCCAGCGCGGACCAGGTCACCCAGGCGCTGGCCGAGCTCGACGCGATCCTCGACGGGATCGGGAAGGACCGTTCATGA
- a CDS encoding transketolase family protein produces the protein MTTHTQTRTLHDCRDTWATTLADVARADERVVAVVNDSVGSSKLGGFQKEFPERTVNVGIAEQDMVGVGAGLANSGRVPFVSAAGCFLTARAMEQIKADVAYSQYNVKLVGQSPGVAYGDLGPTHHSIEDLAWLRTLPGIVVVAPADPRETDQVVRWAAAHEGPVYVRVSRMGVPDVYPADYEFVPGRAYTLREGDDVTLIATGTTVTRALDAADLLAAEGVAARVLAMTTVSPLDEEAVVAAARETAGIVTVEEAFVSGLGGAVAETVTSHHPCPVRRIGFREDFAPTGSAEWLLDHVGASPAGIAETARSLLV, from the coding sequence ATGACCACCCACACCCAGACCCGCACGCTGCATGACTGCCGGGACACGTGGGCCACCACGCTCGCCGACGTCGCCCGCGCGGACGAGCGCGTGGTCGCCGTCGTCAACGACTCCGTGGGCTCGTCCAAGCTGGGCGGCTTCCAGAAGGAGTTCCCCGAGCGCACGGTCAACGTGGGCATCGCCGAGCAGGACATGGTGGGCGTGGGGGCGGGCCTGGCCAACAGCGGCCGCGTGCCGTTCGTCTCGGCCGCCGGGTGCTTCCTCACCGCGCGCGCGATGGAGCAGATCAAGGCCGACGTCGCCTACTCGCAGTACAACGTCAAGCTCGTCGGGCAGTCCCCGGGCGTGGCGTACGGCGACCTCGGACCCACGCACCACTCCATCGAGGACCTGGCGTGGCTGCGCACCCTGCCCGGCATCGTGGTCGTCGCGCCCGCCGACCCGCGCGAGACCGATCAGGTCGTGCGCTGGGCCGCCGCGCACGAGGGCCCGGTCTACGTCCGCGTGTCCCGGATGGGCGTGCCGGACGTCTACCCGGCCGACTACGAGTTCGTCCCCGGCCGGGCGTACACGCTGCGCGAGGGCGACGACGTGACGCTCATCGCGACGGGCACGACCGTGACCCGTGCGCTGGACGCGGCGGACCTGCTCGCGGCCGAGGGCGTCGCGGCGCGGGTGCTCGCGATGACGACGGTCTCCCCGCTCGACGAGGAGGCGGTCGTCGCCGCCGCGCGCGAGACCGCCGGCATCGTCACCGTCGAGGAGGCGTTCGTCAGCGGCCTGGGCGGCGCCGTCGCCGAGACGGTGACCAGCCACCACCCGTGCCCCGTGCGCCGCATCGGGTTCCGGGAGGACTTCGCCCCGACCGGCTCGGCCGAGTGGCTGCTCGACCACGTGGGCGCCAGCCCCGCGGGCATCGCCGAGACGGCTCGGAGCCTGCTGGTGTAG
- a CDS encoding carbohydrate ABC transporter permease: MSHRIATPAPVVVDPRAGDVTAPTPEPRRRDYAGIGLWIALVLTTLLWALPFAIMFLTSVKSNADISATDPWALPTSWAWSNYAEAFEVGKLGTTGLNSLVISLIKVPLGLFFAAAAAYAIARLRFRFHRLLLAVIAVGSMVPIQIALGPLFNTMLELGALDSLPGLMLPYLAFGIPYAVFVLYGFFRAIPDELEESARIDGASTFRIFIQIILPLAKPALAALFILDFVGTWNEYAMATTLLRSQDNWTVPLAVQSFSTQHGTDYGPLNAFIIMSAVPVLIVYLMFQRYFVQGALAGAVKG; encoded by the coding sequence GTGAGCCACCGGATCGCCACCCCCGCCCCGGTCGTGGTGGACCCGCGCGCCGGGGACGTCACGGCCCCCACGCCCGAGCCGCGCCGCCGCGACTACGCCGGCATCGGCCTGTGGATCGCGCTCGTGCTGACCACCCTGCTCTGGGCGCTGCCCTTCGCGATCATGTTCCTGACGTCGGTGAAGTCCAACGCGGACATCAGCGCGACCGACCCGTGGGCCCTGCCCACCTCGTGGGCCTGGAGCAACTACGCCGAGGCGTTCGAGGTCGGCAAGCTGGGGACCACCGGCCTCAACAGCCTCGTGATCTCGCTGATCAAGGTGCCGCTGGGCCTGTTCTTCGCGGCGGCCGCGGCCTACGCCATCGCTCGCCTGCGGTTCCGGTTCCACCGCCTGCTGCTCGCCGTCATCGCGGTCGGCTCCATGGTCCCGATCCAGATCGCCCTCGGCCCGCTCTTCAACACGATGCTCGAGCTCGGCGCACTGGACTCGCTGCCCGGCCTGATGCTGCCCTACCTGGCCTTCGGCATCCCCTACGCGGTGTTCGTGCTCTACGGGTTCTTCCGGGCCATCCCCGACGAGCTCGAGGAGTCCGCGCGCATCGACGGCGCCTCGACGTTCCGGATCTTCATCCAGATCATCCTTCCGCTGGCCAAGCCCGCCCTCGCCGCGCTGTTCATCCTCGACTTCGTCGGCACCTGGAACGAGTACGCCATGGCCACGACGCTGCTGCGCTCGCAGGACAACTGGACCGTGCCCCTCGCGGTGCAGAGCTTCTCGACCCAGCACGGCACCGACTACGGCCCGCTCAACGCGTTCATCATCATGTCCGCGGTCCCGGTCCTCATCGTCTACCTGATGTTCCAGCGGTACTTCGTCCAGGGCGCCCTCGCCGGCGCGGTCAAGGGCTGA
- a CDS encoding nucleoside hydrolase, with protein MTRVPSAPQDHGIPADKRWRLGQTPWRSTAFPAARSRVIIDNDFSGDPDDLFQIVHHVLSPAVEIPLVVASHLRPGDLMDLGPDTAANARAVVEDVFARMGLESTDRIVQGAPTALPDLTTPQDSPAARAIIAEAMRDDVSTPLFYAAGGGLTDLASAYLLEPRIAERMTLVWIGGPEHDGLALPPVGAMPIEYNLLIDVAAARVLFAAPDLEIWQIPRDVYRQCLVSDVELRRRVATTGPLGRYLYDEVAYEQGRVHDHGLEVCEAYALGDSPLVLLTALRSTFEADSSSSSYVVRPTPELTAEGAYRAVRGARPMRVYTQVDVRLMFEDFYLKLAEFGEWQAES; from the coding sequence ATGACGCGCGTTCCGTCCGCCCCGCAGGACCACGGGATCCCCGCCGACAAGCGCTGGCGCCTGGGCCAGACGCCGTGGCGCAGCACGGCCTTCCCGGCCGCGCGCTCGCGCGTCATCATCGACAACGACTTCTCCGGCGACCCGGACGACCTGTTCCAGATCGTCCACCACGTGCTCTCCCCGGCCGTCGAGATCCCGCTCGTCGTGGCCTCGCACCTGCGCCCCGGCGACCTCATGGACCTCGGCCCGGACACGGCGGCCAACGCCCGCGCGGTGGTCGAGGACGTCTTCGCGCGGATGGGCCTGGAGTCCACCGACCGCATCGTCCAGGGCGCGCCGACCGCGCTGCCCGACCTCACCACGCCGCAGGACTCGCCGGCCGCCCGCGCGATCATCGCCGAGGCGATGCGGGACGACGTCTCCACGCCGCTGTTCTACGCCGCCGGCGGGGGACTGACCGACCTCGCGTCGGCCTACCTGCTCGAGCCGCGCATCGCGGAGCGGATGACGCTCGTGTGGATCGGCGGTCCCGAGCACGACGGCCTCGCGCTCCCGCCCGTGGGCGCCATGCCGATCGAGTACAACCTGCTGATCGACGTCGCCGCGGCGCGCGTGCTCTTCGCGGCCCCGGACCTGGAGATCTGGCAGATCCCGCGCGACGTCTACCGCCAGTGCCTGGTCAGCGACGTCGAACTGCGCCGCCGGGTCGCCACCACGGGCCCGCTCGGGCGCTACCTCTACGACGAGGTCGCCTACGAGCAGGGCCGCGTGCACGACCACGGGCTGGAGGTCTGCGAGGCCTACGCGCTCGGCGACTCGCCGCTCGTGCTGCTCACGGCGCTGCGCTCGACGTTCGAGGCGGACAGCTCGTCGTCGTCGTACGTCGTGCGACCCACGCCCGAGCTGACGGCCGAGGGCGCCTACCGGGCGGTGCGCGGTGCGCGGCCGATGCGCGTCTACACGCAGGTCGACGTGCGGCTGATGTTCGAGGACTTCTACCTGAAGCTGGCCGAGTTCGGCGAGTGGCAGGCGGAGAGCTAG
- a CDS encoding carbohydrate ABC transporter permease — protein sequence MSTGFIENTAGRGAARYAHKRAARGRPVRGYDPSTRRPGWVTYALLAVVVAVSIFPLYASAMYGSATTQEISRAVGNLPTWLPTLRLWENFGAVFSADQFSFWAAFANSLLVAVAVSASTVFFSALAGFSFAKLSFRGRQALYLTVIATLAIPAQVGTIPMFVMMNDLGWIDSLLALAVPGLVGAFGVFWMTQYLQEALPFELIEAARVDGASLFRTFWSIAMPAARPAAATLALFTFVGSWNSFFWPAVVMRSQLTMPLVIPQLRGAFTTDTGLVMSGVFLVAAPLLVVFVFAGKQLVSGVMAGAVKG from the coding sequence ATGAGCACCGGCTTCATCGAGAACACCGCGGGCCGCGGCGCCGCGCGGTACGCCCACAAGCGCGCCGCCCGGGGGCGGCCCGTGCGCGGGTACGACCCGTCGACCCGGCGGCCCGGCTGGGTGACCTACGCGCTCCTCGCCGTCGTCGTGGCCGTCTCGATCTTCCCGCTGTACGCGTCCGCCATGTACGGCTCGGCGACCACCCAGGAGATCTCGCGGGCCGTCGGCAACCTGCCGACGTGGCTGCCGACCCTGCGGCTCTGGGAGAACTTCGGCGCCGTGTTCTCGGCCGACCAGTTCAGCTTCTGGGCGGCGTTCGCCAACTCCCTGCTGGTCGCCGTGGCGGTGAGCGCCTCGACGGTGTTCTTCTCCGCGCTCGCCGGGTTCAGCTTCGCCAAGCTGAGCTTCCGCGGACGGCAGGCGCTGTACCTCACGGTCATCGCGACGCTCGCGATCCCCGCGCAGGTGGGCACCATCCCGATGTTCGTCATGATGAACGACCTCGGCTGGATCGACTCCCTGCTCGCGCTCGCCGTGCCGGGACTCGTGGGCGCCTTCGGCGTGTTCTGGATGACCCAGTACCTGCAGGAAGCGCTGCCGTTCGAGCTCATCGAGGCCGCGCGCGTCGACGGCGCCTCGCTGTTCCGCACGTTCTGGTCGATCGCGATGCCCGCGGCCCGTCCGGCCGCCGCGACGCTCGCGCTGTTCACGTTCGTCGGCTCCTGGAACAGCTTCTTCTGGCCGGCGGTCGTCATGCGCTCGCAGCTGACGATGCCGCTGGTGATCCCGCAGCTGCGCGGTGCGTTCACGACCGACACCGGGCTCGTGATGTCCGGCGTCTTCCTCGTCGCCGCCCCGCTGCTCGTGGTGTTCGTGTTCGCCGGCAAGCAGCTGGTCTCCGGCGTCATGGCGGGCGCCGTCAAGGGCTGA
- a CDS encoding sugar-binding transcriptional regulator, which yields MNDDFAVMLRHSEDQLRLMTRVARMYHEQGMRQLEIAENLHISQPRVSRLLKRAVEVGIVRTTVSLPAGVHPDLEERVEKTFGVRQCIVVDVRPGEDVTRALGAAAADHLAATLLGGDTVGISSWSASLIAVADALDTFRTPVADTVVQLVGGLGAPRVQLQATRLISQFASRLGAEPRMLQTPGVLGTSQARASLMADASVADVVECWSRLTVALVGIGAIEPSDLAKQSGNTFPEEDRALLEAAGAVGDVCFRFYDARGEVVDANFHDRVIGISPDQLRAVPRRIGVAGGAAKLAAIRGALLGGWVNILVTDSVTAQNLLDTSP from the coding sequence ATGAACGACGACTTCGCCGTGATGCTCCGGCACTCCGAGGACCAGCTGCGCCTGATGACCCGGGTCGCGCGGATGTACCACGAGCAGGGGATGCGCCAGCTCGAGATCGCCGAGAACCTGCACATCTCCCAGCCCCGGGTCTCGCGCCTGCTCAAGCGCGCGGTCGAGGTCGGCATCGTGCGCACCACGGTCTCGCTGCCGGCGGGCGTGCACCCGGACCTCGAGGAGCGCGTCGAGAAGACCTTCGGGGTTCGCCAGTGCATCGTCGTGGACGTGCGCCCGGGGGAGGACGTCACGCGCGCCCTCGGTGCCGCGGCGGCCGACCACCTGGCGGCGACCCTGCTGGGCGGGGACACGGTGGGCATCTCCTCGTGGTCCGCCTCGCTCATCGCGGTGGCCGACGCGCTCGACACGTTCCGCACCCCGGTGGCCGACACCGTGGTGCAGCTCGTCGGCGGCCTGGGCGCCCCGCGCGTCCAGCTCCAGGCGACCCGGCTCATCAGCCAGTTCGCGAGCCGGCTCGGCGCCGAGCCGCGCATGCTCCAGACGCCGGGCGTGCTGGGAACCTCCCAGGCGCGGGCCTCCCTCATGGCGGACGCGTCGGTGGCCGACGTCGTCGAGTGCTGGTCGCGCCTGACCGTCGCCCTCGTGGGCATCGGCGCGATCGAGCCCTCGGACCTGGCCAAGCAGTCGGGCAACACGTTCCCCGAGGAGGACCGCGCCCTGCTCGAGGCCGCGGGCGCCGTCGGCGACGTGTGCTTCCGCTTCTACGACGCGCGCGGCGAGGTGGTGGACGCCAACTTCCACGACCGCGTCATCGGCATCTCCCCGGACCAGCTGCGCGCCGTGCCCCGGCGGATCGGTGTCGCCGGGGGAGCGGCCAAGCTCGCCGCCATCCGCGGCGCCCTGCTCGGCGGCTGGGTGAACATCCTGGTCACCGACTCGGTGACCGCTCAGAACCTGCTCGACACCAGCCCGTAG
- a CDS encoding FGGY family carbohydrate kinase, whose translation MDTILTIDQGTTSTKALLVDAASGAVLGRGTAPVAIAYPRPGWVEQDAEDLWGSVQVAARRCLADAARPVTALAISNQRESVVAWRASSGDPLGPVLGWQDSRTAAWCAKVTATERVWARTGLPLDAMYSAPKMRWLLQYARDLGVPAGDVRVGTVDSWLVHRLTGEHLVEAGNASRTLLLDLDRLEWDEEMLALFGLPDVVLPRVQASSGGFGTVRGGALGLDGVPVLAVLADSHAALYHHGQAAPGAAKATYGTGSSVMLPTDGRVRGTGGATSTLAWLDGAPQYASEGNILTSGAALDWVARLLGTPPDVPGGQALTELAATEPDSGGVVVVPAFTGLGAPHWDRDAVGTLTGVTGGTTRGHVARAALEAVAHQVCDVVEAVLRDGSADPGAIVADGGATASPLLMQTQADLLGRPVVVSAAPEASALGAADLAARVLTGAAPPPTPPRRTHEPAIDPEERARRRAAWRTAVRRSRGLAVDLPTTTTDLNTMGAVRS comes from the coding sequence GTGGACACCATCCTGACGATCGACCAGGGCACGACGTCGACCAAGGCGCTGCTCGTCGACGCCGCGTCGGGCGCCGTCCTGGGGCGCGGCACCGCGCCGGTCGCCATCGCCTACCCCCGGCCCGGATGGGTCGAGCAGGACGCCGAGGACCTGTGGGGCTCGGTGCAGGTCGCCGCCCGGCGCTGCCTGGCGGACGCGGCGCGACCGGTCACGGCGCTGGCGATCAGCAACCAGCGCGAGTCGGTGGTCGCCTGGCGCGCCTCGAGCGGGGACCCGCTCGGCCCGGTGCTCGGCTGGCAGGACTCCCGCACCGCCGCCTGGTGCGCGAAGGTGACGGCCACCGAGCGGGTCTGGGCGCGCACCGGCCTCCCGCTGGACGCGATGTACTCCGCGCCCAAGATGCGCTGGCTGCTGCAGTACGCGCGCGACCTGGGCGTGCCCGCGGGCGACGTCCGCGTGGGCACCGTCGACTCCTGGCTGGTGCACCGGCTCACCGGCGAGCACCTCGTCGAGGCCGGCAACGCCTCGCGCACCCTGCTGCTGGACCTCGACCGGCTGGAGTGGGACGAGGAGATGCTCGCCCTGTTCGGGCTGCCCGACGTCGTCCTGCCGCGCGTGCAGGCGTCCAGCGGCGGGTTCGGCACGGTGCGCGGCGGGGCGCTGGGGCTCGACGGCGTGCCCGTGCTCGCCGTCCTGGCGGACTCGCACGCCGCCCTGTACCACCACGGCCAGGCCGCGCCCGGCGCCGCCAAGGCCACCTACGGCACCGGCTCGTCCGTCATGCTCCCCACGGACGGCCGCGTGCGCGGCACCGGGGGCGCCACGAGCACGCTGGCCTGGCTCGACGGCGCCCCGCAGTACGCGAGCGAGGGCAACATCCTCACCTCCGGCGCGGCGCTGGACTGGGTCGCGCGGCTGCTCGGCACGCCGCCGGACGTGCCCGGCGGCCAGGCGCTCACCGAGCTCGCCGCGACCGAGCCGGACAGCGGCGGCGTCGTCGTCGTGCCGGCGTTCACCGGGCTCGGCGCGCCGCACTGGGACCGCGACGCCGTCGGCACGCTCACCGGGGTCACGGGCGGGACCACCCGCGGGCACGTCGCCCGCGCGGCCCTCGAGGCCGTGGCCCACCAGGTGTGCGACGTCGTCGAGGCCGTGCTGCGCGACGGCTCGGCGGACCCGGGCGCGATCGTCGCGGACGGCGGCGCCACGGCGTCCCCGCTGCTCATGCAGACGCAGGCGGACCTGCTCGGCCGCCCCGTCGTCGTCAGCGCCGCCCCCGAGGCCTCCGCCCTGGGCGCCGCCGACCTCGCGGCGCGGGTGCTCACGGGCGCCGCGCCGCCGCCGACGCCGCCGCGCCGCACCCACGAGCCCGCGATCGACCCGGAGGAGCGTGCCCGGCGACGGGCCGCCTGGCGCACGGCCGTCCGCCGCTCCCGCGGCCTGGCCGTCGACCTCCCCACGACCACCACCGACCTCAACACGATGGGAGCTGTCCGCTCATGA
- a CDS encoding ABC transporter substrate-binding protein, protein MLNRRSMVTGAAIGSLALVLVGCSGGDSSEESGGDTEVTVWTLTQEPTQKAAWDALVEGFEEANPGITVVTEERATDPHKDALRQVAGTDAGPDLYRYWGGSGLGGELVDVGMSQDLTEYYEEYGWDEVLTPAALQNATQYGGYHGVPFIQATEAVYYNTALFEQAGITTLPTTYDELVEVAQTLKAAGITPMEFGGTVNWHVMRLLDSLIETMCGADTADELTTGDGDWGAEPCVAEAFTELKTWGDEYLNEGFMAISNDDAAQLFYTGKAAMTIEGDWFGPMAIDGGLAAEDMSLFAFPTGTGRAYGFGELLYLTPNAKNPDAAAKFLDYMVSEEGQGKLGTAFSALSVNASVAPPADAPLGEEWTGVISEATGLFVNNDQNFSTAETTEFWRVQNSVLTGDIDPAEAGEVFQQWRDANQ, encoded by the coding sequence GTGCTGAACAGAAGGTCGATGGTGACCGGCGCGGCGATCGGTTCGCTCGCGTTGGTCCTGGTGGGCTGCAGCGGGGGCGACAGCAGCGAGGAGAGCGGCGGCGACACCGAGGTCACGGTCTGGACCCTGACCCAGGAGCCGACGCAGAAGGCGGCGTGGGACGCGCTGGTCGAGGGCTTCGAGGAGGCCAACCCCGGCATCACGGTCGTCACCGAGGAGCGGGCGACCGACCCGCACAAGGACGCGCTGCGCCAGGTCGCCGGCACCGACGCGGGCCCGGACCTGTACCGCTACTGGGGCGGCTCGGGCCTGGGCGGCGAGCTGGTCGACGTGGGCATGAGCCAGGACCTCACGGAGTACTACGAGGAGTACGGCTGGGACGAGGTCCTGACGCCGGCGGCGCTGCAGAACGCCACGCAGTACGGCGGCTACCACGGCGTCCCGTTCATCCAGGCGACCGAGGCCGTCTACTACAACACGGCGCTGTTCGAGCAGGCGGGCATCACCACGCTGCCGACGACCTACGACGAGCTCGTCGAGGTCGCCCAGACGCTCAAGGCCGCGGGGATCACCCCGATGGAGTTCGGCGGCACGGTCAACTGGCACGTCATGCGCCTGCTCGACTCGCTGATCGAGACCATGTGCGGCGCGGACACGGCCGACGAGCTCACCACGGGTGACGGCGACTGGGGCGCCGAGCCGTGCGTCGCGGAGGCCTTCACCGAGCTCAAGACCTGGGGCGACGAGTACCTCAACGAGGGCTTCATGGCGATCAGCAACGACGACGCCGCCCAGCTCTTCTACACGGGCAAGGCCGCCATGACGATCGAGGGCGACTGGTTCGGCCCGATGGCGATCGACGGCGGCCTCGCTGCCGAGGACATGAGCCTCTTCGCGTTCCCCACGGGCACGGGCCGGGCGTACGGCTTCGGCGAGCTGCTCTACCTGACGCCGAACGCCAAGAACCCCGACGCGGCCGCGAAGTTCCTGGACTACATGGTCTCGGAGGAGGGCCAGGGCAAGCTCGGCACCGCGTTCTCCGCGCTCTCGGTGAACGCCTCGGTCGCCCCGCCGGCCGACGCGCCGCTGGGCGAGGAGTGGACGGGCGTCATCTCCGAGGCGACGGGTCTGTTCGTCAACAACGACCAGAACTTCTCCACCGCGGAGACCACGGAGTTCTGGCGCGTGCAGAACTCGGTCCTCACCGGCGACATCGACCCCGCCGAGGCGGGCGAGGTGTTCCAGCAGTGGCGTGACGCCAACCAGTGA
- a CDS encoding TIM barrel protein: MTTSPRFGAGLWNFASYVDRYATDGYAEPVSTLEQIRIAGTVGDLSVVDLNYPFSHGATLSEVKDALADAGLAAIGVTPDIYLRRFGRGAFTNPDPAVRAQAIDLLHEAAGAVRELGASYVKVWPGQDGWDYPFQVNHHDVWKLAKDGMREIASAHPDLKFVIEYKPREPRVKMLWDSAARSVLGIQEIGLDNIGVLLDFGHSLYGGESPADAAQLLIDHGLLWGMDVNDNLRGWDDDLMVGSVHITEVFEFFYTLRINGWDGVWQLDQFPFREDRVETARASIRFLKAIHRALDELDYDGLREAQERQDAIAAQKLVQDVLLSSMRSGA, from the coding sequence ATGACCACCTCACCCCGCTTCGGTGCCGGGCTCTGGAACTTCGCGAGCTACGTCGACCGGTACGCCACCGACGGCTACGCCGAGCCGGTCTCCACGCTGGAGCAGATCCGGATCGCGGGCACCGTCGGCGACCTGTCGGTCGTGGACCTCAACTACCCGTTCTCGCACGGCGCCACGCTGAGCGAGGTCAAGGACGCGCTCGCCGACGCCGGCCTCGCCGCGATCGGCGTCACCCCGGACATCTACCTGCGCCGCTTCGGCCGCGGTGCGTTCACCAACCCGGACCCGGCCGTGCGCGCGCAGGCGATCGACCTGCTGCACGAGGCCGCCGGCGCCGTGCGCGAGCTGGGCGCGAGCTACGTCAAGGTCTGGCCCGGCCAGGACGGGTGGGACTACCCCTTCCAGGTCAACCACCACGACGTGTGGAAGCTCGCGAAGGACGGCATGCGGGAGATCGCCTCGGCGCACCCCGACCTGAAGTTCGTCATCGAGTACAAGCCGCGCGAGCCGCGCGTGAAGATGCTCTGGGACTCCGCGGCGCGCTCCGTGCTCGGCATCCAGGAGATCGGGCTCGACAACATCGGCGTGCTGCTCGACTTCGGCCACTCGCTGTACGGCGGGGAGTCCCCGGCCGACGCGGCGCAGCTGCTCATCGACCACGGGCTGCTGTGGGGCATGGACGTCAACGACAACCTGCGCGGCTGGGACGACGACCTGATGGTCGGCTCGGTGCACATCACCGAGGTCTTCGAGTTCTTCTACACGCTGCGGATCAACGGCTGGGACGGCGTGTGGCAGCTCGACCAGTTCCCGTTCCGCGAGGACCGCGTCGAGACCGCCCGCGCGTCGATCCGCTTCCTCAAGGCGATCCACCGCGCGCTGGACGAGCTCGACTACGACGGGCTGCGCGAGGCGCAGGAGCGCCAGGACGCGATCGCCGCGCAGAAGCTCGTCCAGGACGTGCTGCTCTCCTCCATGAGGAGCGGCGCATGA